In Candidatus Micrarchaeota archaeon, the genomic window AGGTGCAGTTTATTGAGGCGTTGGGTACCGATTGGAGGTTGTAATTCCTGTAGAAGTTGTATGAGGTCTCGTTGGCTGCCCCGCTTATGCTGCCGTTGAATGCGAAATGCGCGGCCTGGGAGACGTTTGCGACTTGTACCAGAGGTATGCCGTAATTCGTCTGCACCAGCAGGTACAGCTCGTTCTCGGGATCGTTTTTCGGCACCTTCGGCACCAGCACCAAGCGCATGCTTGCGACCTTGGCCGCGCCGACCTTGTCGTACACTCCGCCTATCTCGCCTATGCTGCCGTTGCTCGCTATTGTTCCGGTCATCGTGAAGTCGCTCCTGAGCTGCCTGTTGTTGAATGCTGATACGGCGAGCAGCGCCATAGCCGCGCCTGCGCTCGGACCTGAGACGTTGTCCCCTGCGTCCTCTATCGTATAGGTGAAGTTGTAATTTGAGAAATTGTGGCCGGTGTAGTTGGAGGCGTAAATCGCGGCTGTGTATGCCGATTGTATCGTAGACGCGGCCACGTCTGCAGGGCCTAGTATCCTGACGCTCCCGTTGCCGTTTGTCACGACAACGCTTATGTTGGTAAGGCTGCCGGTGTTGTTGGCGAGTATCACTGCAGGCGCCCTTATGGACGCGGTTCCGACAACTGCGGCCGCTGCCTGGGAGAGCAAAAATCCCATCATTACAGCTACCATTATGTATTTCATCATCTGATCAGCGAATTAGCACTATAGATAAGGATTTAAGGTATAAAAACTTATCCGATTTGCAGGATATTTGCATTGTATACGTCTACAATGACGCTCATCACTTGAGGTTCTCGTATTTGGTTGCCTTGGGCCACAGGGTGCTGAATTTTGATTCGGCCTCGTGGTGGTTTATGCCAACGATGTGCTCGCTCTTCTTGTTTATGATGTTTATCGGGGGTATCTTGTAGGCTATGCTGTCGTCTAGTATGAGCCTCTCGTGCTGCTTCGCGGCCTCTGTCTGCTCCAGCACGCGCAGCTCGAAATCCACCCTCTTGTTTGAGAGCTCGTTCTTGAAATCGGTATAGGATTTCCCGAACTCCGCGCCAAGCCGCATCGAGCTGGTGAGGACCTGTATGCTCGTATACCTGTCCGCATGCCTTTCTATGAGCTGCATCAGGTTGTCCAGCGAATTCACGTCGAAATGCATGTCCAGTATCTTTATCGTGCCGTTCAGGCGACCCATGAGCCTTGTAGAGAGCATGCGCATGTTCGAGTAGGGCCTTTCCGGGTTTATGACTATAGTAGGCGCAATCCTCTTCTGCTGCGGAGATTGCCTGTAGTTGGAGCTGTAGAGCGAATACGAGCCGCCAGCAAGCGCCAGTGCGCCTGCCACGTACGCTATCGGAAAGGTGGAGAGCACGCTGCCGAAGCTGAAATCCAGCTCCAGTATCCCCACGAGTATCAGGTATATTATTGAGGATATTATCAGCATAGTAGCGGTCAGCTTGGAGTACTGCCTAGAGAACAGCCACAGCGTGCCTATCGCGAATATAAGCACGGCGAAGGGCAGCAGCACGTATGTAAGGTTTAGCGCAAGCGCAAGCGTTGTTGTCTGAGATATGGAGCCTATAAGGGCCTCGGCAGCGGTATGGTTCGTGATGTTGTATGCTGTTATGGTCCTTGATATGCCAGAGTATACGCCTATGGAATATGAGAGTCTCTGCATGTAGTAGAACGAATATAGCAGGGCTATGAATCCCCCAATGATCACTATCGCCTGGCTCAAGCCCAGCCTGTTCTCCCTGGCCATTCATCCACGGTATATAATTGCAAACGCACGCTTAATAATTTTGTTCATAGGTGCACCAACAGCAGGTACACCAGCAATGAAACGGATATGCCGAGGAGCAGCGGGGGTATTGCGGGAAGCGCCCTCTTGTATTTCCTTAATATCAGCATTGTTGCGATGAGGCCGAATACCGCGCCGATGGCAACCACGAAGCTGAGCACGAAATTGAGGTTAATCTTGTATGCGGCTATGGCGAGCATGAGGGGCATTGCAAGGTCGCCTGTGCCTAGCGCCGTCCTGGCCATGAACGGGACCATGCCCTTCTCAGAAAGGCTCTTTGTCATAGTGTTGCCCTGGCCTTTGGCCTCTTTTTTCGTGTCCTCGTATTCCTTCCTCTGGGACCTGCTGAGCTGAGCCACAGGGAAGGCCTCCACTTCGTTAACCATTATGAGGAACGACAGGTTCTTCTCAACCGCAAGGTTCCCCAGCGCTATCATGTGCTTGGTTATGAAAACCGCTATGAAATCGTAGGCTGCGAGTATCACCATGAACACCATAGCCGCCACGAAGCTGAAGCTGAGGCCGAGCACCAGTCCCACGCCTATGCTTGCTATCATGGCAGTAAGGTTCCTGAGGCGCGGCATCCTGTATTTTGCGAAGACCAGGACGAACGCAAGGACTGCAGCAATTGCCAACGATACGACGGATCCGTTGCCGTAAAGGTTGGAGAAGGCGGCGCCCTGCAGCGCCGATATTGATACAAGGAAGACTATGAAGGACGCAACGAACACCACCGCTCCCTCAAGAAGAAGGAATAGCTTGTCGCCCTTGTATATCTTGAATATGATTATCAGCACAACTGAGAATACAACTATATATGCGATGTAGAACAGCGCGTTAAGTGAGGATGACACTGTCTGGACCCCCTGCACCTGCACGTATGACGTGCCCGTAAATACTTGCGTAGCGAGAAGCAGGCCGGTGAACTGGACGAGCATGAACATCGCCACTATCTGGATAAGCTGCCTGTATTCAACAACGCGCAACGCCATTCCACCAACTATTTACAATGTATAGATATGTCTGCATCTATACTTTATTAAGCGTTGAGTTGCCGCGGGTAACACCGCGGGTCAAAAGCAATCCAAAAAAAGAAAAGAAGAGGAAACTAGTTCCCCTTTTCTAGCTCCTTTATCCTCTCGGAAACGCCCTTTGCCTCATTTTCCAGCGATTCCTTGTATTCCTTGAGGAGCTCTATGCGTTCCTCCTTCGTGAGGAACCCCCTGAACCCGTACCCGTATCCGCATTGTCCATGCATTTCATACACCATATATCGGATGTCCGATATATGATGATATATAGGAAACGAATAAATATTTAAATATATATGATGTCCTATGTTTATTGCAGGGATACTCATGCACGATTATGGATGCGACATGCGCGGGCTTCTATCCTTCCAGATACTGTTCCTGCTCTCCAAAAGGCCGATGCACGGGGAGGAGATAGCCCAGGAGATAAAAAGGAGGAGGGGGGAGAAGCCCAAGGCTGGTACCATATACCCGGCATTGAAGGAGCTGAGCTCCAAGGGGCTGATACATGGAAGGAAGGAGGGCAAGACAGTGGTATACTCGATAACAGCTGATGGGAGGGAGTCGCTGAGGCGCGCTATGAGGTACTTCCTGCGTTCTTTCGGCGACATGCTGATAGGCAGGAGTAAATAGTCTATCCCTAGACTTTGGATGGCTGGTACACGTTGCCGTTCTGGTCGACGAATATAGTATATGTTGAGCCTATGAAGCTGTTGTTTGCGGATGTGCCGTTGAGCCAGATGGAAACCGTGTATTCACCTGGGCCGTTGTCCTTGATGAGCTTGTTCATGTTGAACGAAACCAGGAAATCGTTGCCCTTTATGTAATACGTATCCGCAACTATTGTTGTAAGCGAGGGATAGTAGTCAACCGGGCTGCTTACTATTCCAGCAACAGGCTGCCCGTATCCGTATTCGGACGTCTGATCCAGCTGGGACTGCGACATGTTGAGCAGCGGCTGGTCGTAGCTCACCTCTATCGTTGAGAGCGAGTACCCGGGGGTTATCCCGCCTTCAAACACCATCTGGTCGTTGTTGTTGATTGACGGGGTGCTGTTGAGCCACGTTATGTAGTTGTTTATGAAGTCCTCCACGAAATAAACAGTTGTGCTGTTGTATGCTATCCCTATCGACACCTGGTTGTGGTTGGGATCGAGTATGTTGTCCCTGTGGCCGTTGTTGCAGCAGGCAGAATCGTTGTACACCATATTGTACTCCATCTGCGACAATGAGGATGTCACGTTTAGGTTCCCGTAGCTTGTGCACAGCGTTCCAAGGCAGGCCTTTACCCCTGACTTCGTATATGCGACGTTCTCCTGCACGGAGCCCAGGCCGCCTACAAGCGTATAGCGCATGTATGGCTTCATGCCGTATATGTCCCAATGGCTGAAGTACCCGTACCGCAGCATGCTGGCAGCGTGCTGCTGCGCTGAAGATATGGGAGAGAGGGTCACGTTCTTGAGCCCGTGCGAGGACCTGTCCTTGTTTATGAGCTCAAGGGCGTAGTTCACGGCTGGCCCGGAACTTACAGTATGGTTTGACTGGTTTGTGCTTACGTTAGGAAAGCTGTAGTTGGAGCCGAGGTGCGCGTTGGATATCAGCGATCCTGCAAGGTGTATCGCGGCAATTATCTTGGGATAAAATACGACCACGAGCAGCACGATCACTATCAGCAGCAATATTCCTGTAATTACTCCCATGTATTCCACTAGTTGCGAATTTCAAAATCTATATGCAATGATAAGCATATTTACATATTCTTTTTATTAGGTTTTGCTTAATGGCTCGGAAACGCGAATCCCTGTATGGAACGCTGGAGGTGGGAATCGAACCCACAGAAGCCATTTCTAGCTAAACAGCTTAGCAGGCTGCCGCCCTACCACTAGGCGACTCCAGCATCGTTGTATTATTGATTAAGAAGACTTTTAAC contains:
- a CDS encoding DUF5320 domain-containing protein, coding for MHGQCGYGYGFRGFLTKEERIELLKEYKESLENEAKGVSERIKELEKGN
- a CDS encoding PadR family transcriptional regulator, which encodes MHDYGCDMRGLLSFQILFLLSKRPMHGEEIAQEIKRRRGEKPKAGTIYPALKELSSKGLIHGRKEGKTVVYSITADGRESLRRAMRYFLRSFGDMLIGRSK
- a CDS encoding CAP domain-containing protein encodes the protein MGVITGILLLIVIVLLVVVFYPKIIAAIHLAGSLISNAHLGSNYSFPNVSTNQSNHTVSSGPAVNYALELINKDRSSHGLKNVTLSPISSAQQHAASMLRYGYFSHWDIYGMKPYMRYTLVGGLGSVQENVAYTKSGVKACLGTLCTSYGNLNVTSSLSQMEYNMVYNDSACCNNGHRDNILDPNHNQVSIGIAYNSTTVYFVEDFINNYITWLNSTPSINNNDQMVFEGGITPGYSLSTIEVSYDQPLLNMSQSQLDQTSEYGYGQPVAGIVSSPVDYYPSLTTIVADTYYIKGNDFLVSFNMNKLIKDNGPGEYTVSIWLNGTSANNSFIGSTYTIFVDQNGNVYQPSKV